The Juglans microcarpa x Juglans regia isolate MS1-56 chromosome 2S, Jm3101_v1.0, whole genome shotgun sequence genome has a window encoding:
- the LOC121252971 gene encoding ras-related protein Rab11D-like: protein MASAYGDASQKIDYVFKVVLIGDSAVGKSQILARFARNEFSLESKATIGVEFQTRTLVIQHKSVKAQIWDTAGQERYRAVTSAYYRGAVGAMLVYDITKRQTFDHIPRWLEELRSHADKNIVIILIGNKSDLEHQRAVPIEDAKEFAQNEGLFFLETSALEATNVESAFLTVLNEIFNIVNKKSLVADENRSNGNPTSLAGKKIIIPGPAQEIPTKSSTCCRLL from the exons ATGGCGAGTGCGTATGGCGATGCGAGCCAGAAGATAGACTATGTGTTCAAGGTGGTGCTGATAGGGGACTCGGCGGTGGGGAAGTCTCAAATTCTGGCCCGGTTCGCTCGCAACGAGTTTAGCCTCGAGTCCAAGGCCACCATCGGGGTCGAGTTCCAGACTCGCACCCTCGTTATCCAGCACAAGAGCGTCAAGGCCCAGATCTGGGACACCGCCGGCCAAGAACG CTACAGAGCAGTTACAAGTGCATACTACAGGGGAGCTGTTGGAGCAATGCTGGTTTACGACATAACCAAACGCCAGACATTTGATCACATACCTCGTTGGCTGGAAGAGCTGCGTAGCCATGCAGACAAGAACATTGTCATCATTCTGATAGGGAACAAAAGTGATCTTGAGCATCAGCGTGCAGTCCCCATAGAGGATGCCAAAGAATTTGCTCAAAATGAAGGTCTGTTTTTCTTGGAGACCTCGGCGCTGGAAGCAACCAATGTTGAATCTGCCTTCTTAACTGTGTTGAACGAGATCTTCAACATTGTGAACAAGAAAAGCCTAGTTGCAGATGAAAACCGAAGTAATGGGAATCCTACATCCCTTGCTGGCAAGAAGATCATTATCCCTGGTCCTGCACAAGAGATCCCAACTAAGAGCAGTACGTGCTGTAGATTATTGTGA